In Synergistaceae bacterium, the sequence AGATAGGATTTTAAAGGATACTTAATTCTCCAGTATGGCCATGACTCTTGTCGGACTTCCGTCTTGATTTGAAAAAGACAGGGGAAGACAAGTCAGACAAAAAACTTCTTCTCCTACTTTATCCAAATTGCAAAGGTTTTCAATAATTAAAATATCAGAAGAAAGAAGAATTTTGTGTATTTTCATTTCTTCAGAAGCTATTTCATCTGCTGAAATTGTGTCAAAACCTACAGCTTTAATATTAAGTGTTGTAAGAAAATAAGCTAAAGATTCAGAGAGCACGGGAAATTCTGAGGTGTAAAGGTTAGTATCCCATTTTTTTGACCAATCAGTGCGGAACAAGACGTAATCGACATAGCCAATTTTTTCTAAAGACTCTTTTTTGATATCTTCCAGTTTTATTTCACGTCCTATGCAGGCAGTAGCGTCAATTACAATTCCAAGTCCGAAGTATATTTCATTAGGATATTCTTCCAAATATTTTCCATCTTTAAATATGTGAGCCGGTGCGTCAATGTGTGTTCCGTTGTGCGAATTAATAATTAAAGAAGTTGATCTATATCCACTTTCTATAGGTGAGTGATTTTTTAAAACAGGGGGTTCGTCGCCAGGGAAAGTTGGCATATTATTTGTTATGGGATGTCCGAGATCAATCACTCTCATAAAATTTCGCCCCTTTAAAAAATATTAAAATTTAATTTCGACATGATATTCTTTTCCAAAATCTATAGGCAAATAAGACATTTTTGCTTCTCTTAGGCCGGGGTCATTTAAATCTTCTTCTCTGTTTACTATTTTTAATTCCGGGTATTTTTTTAATGTATTTGCTAAAAAGTCTCTGTTGATTATTTGGTAACCTGAATTATATTCTAAGCTGGCTTTTTCAAAATGGACAAATAATGTTTCTCCGGAAAGTTCCCCTATCGTGTAAGCCGCAATATTATCGTTTACTTTAATTACACCGCCACATAAATTAGGAAGATTGTTCCAGTTCTCTAAAATTCTTTTTATGGCACGACACTCTCTTTTCAATCCTATTACGTCGGCACAGTGATTTGCTTGGCACCAAGAGAGTTGAAAATCCATAACTTCTGATGTTATTGCATCTGTAATTTCGATATAATTATACTTGTAAGCTTTCCGAAACTGATTAACGCGATTTCGTTTTTTCATATATGCGTTTCCTGAGAGCGTCGCAAGTTTTTTGATGTCATAAAGATAATCCCACCCGCCGCGAAATTCTTCAATCTCAATGGATTCTCCAAATTGTTTTTGCCAAATTTTAAGAAGCCCTTCAGGAACATAATAAAAATCCATATTTTTACCAAAGCGGTCCAAAATTATTTTTTTCCAGTTTTCTTGATGCCAATTTCCAAGAGGAGCCAGTGTTACTGGATTGGGGGTAGCTTGTTTTATCCATAAAAGATCGA encodes:
- a CDS encoding cyclase family protein; the protein is MRVIDLGHPITNNMPTFPGDEPPVLKNHSPIESGYRSTSLIINSHNGTHIDAPAHIFKDGKYLEEYPNEIYFGLGIVIDATACIGREIKLEDIKKESLEKIGYVDYVLFRTDWSKKWDTNLYTSEFPVLSESLAYFLTTLNIKAVGFDTISADEIASEEMKIHKILLSSDILIIENLCNLDKVGEEVFCLTCLPLSFSNQDGSPTRVMAILEN
- a CDS encoding DUF2156 domain-containing protein — encoded protein: MLLNFKEIELGDINFFSKYWRQMDQINSGYCFPVLWGWNEDYVCSLAPDEELDLLWIKQATPNPVTLAPLGNWHQENWKKIILDRFGKNMDFYYVPEGLLKIWQKQFGESIEIEEFRGGWDYLYDIKKLATLSGNAYMKKRNRVNQFRKAYKYNYIEITDAITSEVMDFQLSWCQANHCADVIGLKRECRAIKRILENWNNLPNLCGGVIKVNDNIAAYTIGELSGETLFVHFEKASLEYNSGYQIINRDFLANTLKKYPELKIVNREEDLNDPGLREAKMSYLPIDFGKEYHVEIKF